Proteins encoded in a region of the Zea mays cultivar B73 chromosome 4, Zm-B73-REFERENCE-NAM-5.0, whole genome shotgun sequence genome:
- the LOC100279047 gene encoding uncharacterized protein LOC100279047 precursor produces the protein MRDRCNTMQASLSVMCLFIVVSCETVLANVSCRLLFYTTYVYICIISISNNMCPSS, from the coding sequence ATGAGGGATCGATGCAATACAATGCAAGCAAGCTTGTCCGTGATGTGTTTGTTCATAGTCGTATCATGTGAGACGGTTCTAGCTAATGTATCGTGTCGACTACTTTTTTATACCACCTACGTATATATATGTATAATTTCTATATCTAATAACATGTGCCCTTCCTCTTGA